The genomic segment CGGTCTGTCGGGCTTGTTTTATAATGCCGCCGTGTTTACGCGGGGATTTAAAGCCGCCGCAGGGATTACCAAAAACGGGTTTTGATTGCGGGCAGCTGCAGGGAGATACAAAATGAATAAACGGCTGTTTTTTTTAGGATTGGTTGTCGCAGGAGGGTTGGCAAGGACGGTTTTCGCTCAGGAGGGCTCTTTTACCTCTCCGGCTGCCGCGGCTGTTCTGGCCAAAACGGCGATGGATGTTTATGGCAATGACCCGTTTTCCGCCCGCTCCATTGAGATAACCATGGCGTTTCTGGAGGCGGCGACGGCTCTCGATCCTCAGCTGGGTTCCGCACAGGAGATGCTGCTGAAGGTGGCCGCTTCGGCTGGTGCGAATCCGAATGACTATTCCCGTTCCGTCCGCGATGCCCTGCGGCAGTACATTGATGAACGTGCCAATTTGGCGGTGGTCACCGGCGGAGTCGGTTATCTGCTCGGACGGCTTCAGACGCGTCAGGAGCGGGAGATGCTTTTGGGGCGTCTGCTCAGCATCTACGGCAATAAAAATCCGGCGGTTGTGTCGGAACTTTCCGTGCATTTGGCGATGCTCGAACTGGAACGGGCGGATATGACCACGGCCTTTCAGCGTCTGCAGTACGCATACAGTCTGAACCCATATAATCTGCTGGCGTTCTCAAAAATGGCGGAGATGGGGCAGGAGGTGCCCAGGGGGCTTTTGGTGCTTCATCTGCGACGCATGTTGGAGGTCAATCCGCTGAATGCGGCGGCGGCGCGGGCCTATGCAGACATTCTCCGGCAGGTTCAGCTGTATTCGGAAGCGGTTCGAGCGTATCAGTATCTTTCCGAATTGTCTGAATACCTGTATCCCGGGGAGCCGCTGCCGACGGAGATTCTGCTGAGCTGGTCTCTGTGTGCCCTTCAGTCTGAAAAAACCGCCGGCCTGTGTCTGACGCTGGCAGAACAGGCCCGGACGGAAGGTCGGGAGGACCTGATGCTCGAGTCGGCGGCAGGCCTGGCCATGATGCGAATGGGCCAGACGGAGAGGGGACGCGCACGTCTGGAGGCGGCCGGACGAAAGGCAGCGGAACGAATTCGCTCCAACGCCGATGCAGGCGGCTTGATGCCCGAACAGCTGAGCTGGTTTTACAGTTTTGTCCTGCCGGATGCCGAGCAGGCCCTGGCTTGGGGGCATGAAGCGATTGCCCGACGTCCGGACAGTCCGCAGGCCCGCGTTCTGTTTGCTTATGCCCTGGTTCAAAGCGGGCAGGAAGACCTGGCTCGTCAGTATTTGGAAAATGCAGATGAAAATGACCCGGTTGCTCTCTTTACTCAGGCCGCCCTTTTCCTGAAAGAAAAGAACCGGGAAGCGGCCCTGGCGCCTCTGAAGAAAGTCGTCCAGATGGGCCCGGAAACCATTCTCGCCTGGAGGGCCCAGGAGGTTCTGAAGGCCAATGGGTCGGACTATCTGCCTGCTTTTTCCCCGACGGAAATCCTGCAGTATTTGCAGGCGGAGTTCGGGGATGAAGTCTGTCCGAAGTTTCTTCCTTTGTCCAAACTGGTCCGTGCAAAGCTGCGGATGAGCGGTTCTGACTATCCTTACGGCAGTGATATGCCGGCTACAGTTGTGGTGGACAATATCGGTCCGCGTCTGCTGATAGTGGGGCCGGCGGGAATGCTGCGGGGCGACGTTCGAATTGATGCGGAGGTCCGCGGGGATTTGGTTCAGACATTTCCTTCGCTGGTTCGGCTGCCCCTGCGTCCGAGTCTGCCGATTCGTCCGGGACAGCATGCCGCCGTTACGGTGGACCTGATGACCGGTCCCCTGCGCCGGCTGCTTCGAACCTATCCGCAGGCCTCGGTGGAAATCGATTTCGTTCTGCGGCTGGATGAACCGGATTCTCAGGAATTGGGCGAGAACAACCCTCTGCTTCGCCCGGCACCGGTTCGCCAGACGGTACGCCGGCGAGGAATCGCTTTGACTCAGGATTTTCTCATTCAGCGGCTCAGCGGTTTGTCCAGGGGCAAAGAGGGCCAGAAGTTTCGCTCTGCCGAACTGTTTACGGGGCTTTTGGCCGAGCAGCAGGCGGCCCTGGCAAACCGAGTCGGATATCGTTTTGTGAGGGCCGAACCCACTCTTCTGGCCGATGCCGTCCGTCGGCTGCTGGCGGATGAAGACTGGATTATTCGACTTCAAACGCTTTCGACGTTCACGGATGTTGCCCTGACGCTGGATTCCTCTTTGGTTGCTTCTATTTCCGACAATCTGTCTCATGACCGATGGCCCATCCGGATGATGACGCTGTATCTCTTGAGCAGTCTTCAATCGAAAAATTTTGATCAGGTCTTGAATTGGATGGGGCAGTATGATGCAAGCCCATATGTCCGCCAATTGGCCGCGGCTCTGGGTGCGTCAGTGCCGAAGGATATTCCGGCGGCTGCGGCAAACCCATAAACCAGCTATAGTCCGGACAAAATAAGGGGTATTTTGTCCAAGATGAATTTTTTGATTTAAAAAAGCGAAAAAATACTTGAGACTGCCGAAATTTTTCGGTACTCTTTTGCACCTACAGAATAAGAATACCGGATACTTGGAAAGGAGAATACAATGCCGGCAAAAGTTGATAAAGAAGTGTGCACCGGATGCGGCTCTTGCGTGGATGCCTGTCCGAGCGAAGCGATTGAGATGATTGAGGGCAAAGCGGT from the Anaerohalosphaeraceae bacterium genome contains:
- a CDS encoding 4Fe-4S binding protein yields the protein MPAKVDKEVCTGCGSCVDACPSEAIEMIEGKAVVDAEKCVDCGLCVNECPVEAISM